Proteins encoded in a region of the Mycobacterium branderi genome:
- the glnA gene encoding type I glutamate--ammonia ligase has protein sequence MSEKTADDIIKLIKDEKVQYVDVRFCDLPGVMQHFTIPASAFDQSVFEDGLAFDGSSIRGFQSIHESDMILLPDPETVQIDPFREAKTLNLNFFVHDPFTREAYSRDPRNVARKAESYLVSTGIADTAYFGAEAEFYIFDSVSFNSQTNSAFYEVDAISGWWNTGVKTEFDGSANRGYKVRPKGGYFPVAPNDQYVDIRDKMLTNLINAGFVLEKGHHEVGSGGQAEINYKFNTLLHAADDLMLFKYIVKNTAWVNGKTVTFMPKPLFGDNGSGMHTHQSLWKDGGPLFYDEVGYAGLSDTARHYIGGILHHAPSLLAFTNPTVNSYKRLVPGYEAPINLVYSQRNRSACVRIPITGNNPKAKRLEFRCPDSSGNPYLAFSAMMMAGIDGIKKKIEPQAPVDKDLYELPPEEAANIPQAPTSLAAVIDRLEEDHEYLTEGGVFTPDLIETWIAYKRENEIDPINVRPHPYEFALYYDV, from the coding sequence GTGTCCGAAAAGACGGCCGACGACATCATCAAGCTCATCAAGGACGAGAAGGTTCAGTACGTCGACGTCCGCTTCTGTGATCTGCCCGGCGTGATGCAGCACTTCACGATCCCGGCGTCGGCGTTCGACCAGAGCGTGTTCGAGGACGGGCTGGCCTTCGACGGCTCGTCGATCCGCGGCTTCCAGTCGATCCACGAATCCGACATGATCCTGCTGCCCGACCCCGAGACGGTGCAGATCGACCCGTTCCGCGAAGCCAAGACGCTGAACCTGAACTTCTTCGTGCACGACCCGTTCACCCGTGAGGCCTACTCGCGCGACCCGCGCAACGTCGCCCGCAAGGCCGAGAGCTACCTGGTCAGCACCGGCATCGCCGACACCGCCTACTTCGGCGCCGAGGCCGAGTTCTACATCTTCGACTCGGTTTCCTTCAACTCTCAGACCAACAGCGCGTTCTACGAGGTCGACGCGATCTCGGGCTGGTGGAACACCGGTGTGAAGACCGAGTTCGACGGCAGCGCCAACCGCGGCTACAAGGTGCGCCCGAAGGGCGGTTACTTCCCCGTCGCGCCCAACGACCAGTACGTCGACATCCGCGACAAGATGCTGACCAACCTGATCAACGCCGGCTTCGTCCTGGAAAAGGGCCACCACGAGGTGGGCTCCGGCGGCCAGGCCGAGATCAACTACAAGTTCAACACGCTGCTGCACGCGGCCGACGACCTGATGCTGTTCAAGTACATCGTCAAGAACACCGCATGGGTGAACGGCAAGACGGTGACGTTCATGCCCAAGCCGCTGTTCGGCGACAACGGCTCCGGGATGCACACCCACCAGTCGCTGTGGAAAGACGGCGGCCCGCTGTTCTACGACGAGGTCGGCTACGCCGGCTTGTCGGACACCGCCCGCCACTACATCGGCGGCATCCTGCACCACGCCCCGTCGCTGCTGGCGTTCACCAACCCGACGGTCAACTCCTACAAGCGGCTGGTGCCGGGCTACGAGGCGCCGATCAACCTGGTGTACAGCCAGCGCAACCGCTCGGCGTGTGTGCGCATCCCGATCACCGGCAACAACCCCAAGGCCAAGCGGCTCGAGTTCCGCTGCCCCGACTCGTCGGGCAACCCGTACCTGGCGTTCTCGGCGATGATGATGGCCGGTATCGACGGAATCAAGAAGAAGATCGAGCCGCAGGCGCCGGTGGACAAGGACCTCTACGAGCTGCCGCCGGAAGAGGCCGCCAACATCCCGCAGGCCCCCACCTCGCTGGCCGCGGTGATCGACCGCCTCGAAGAGGACCACGAATACCTCACTGAGGGAGGCGTTTTCACGCCCGACCTGATCGAGACGTGGATCGCCTACAAGCGCGAGAACGAGATCGACCCGATCAACGTCCGGCCGCACCCCTACGAATTCGCGCTGTACTACGACGTTTAA
- a CDS encoding RDD family protein has protein sequence MARDIASWLSGPAGSSSGYPGETLGLPEHGPGSLARLGRRLAALMVDWLVAYGLAALGMTLGLIAPSLLSTAVLVVWLVLGVVAVRLFEFTPGQFALGLRVMSVDGRLHVGLGRAALRGLIIALVIPALFVDADGRGWQDRATGTAVVRR, from the coding sequence ATGGCCCGTGACATCGCATCGTGGCTGTCCGGCCCGGCGGGCTCGTCGTCCGGGTACCCGGGTGAAACCCTCGGCCTGCCCGAGCACGGCCCCGGTTCGCTGGCCCGGCTGGGCCGCCGGCTGGCCGCGCTGATGGTCGACTGGCTGGTGGCCTACGGGCTTGCCGCGCTGGGGATGACGCTGGGATTGATTGCGCCGAGCCTGCTGTCGACGGCGGTGCTGGTCGTCTGGTTGGTGCTCGGCGTGGTCGCGGTTCGGCTGTTCGAGTTCACACCGGGGCAGTTCGCGCTGGGGCTGCGGGTGATGTCGGTCGACGGGCGGCTGCACGTCGGACTCGGCCGGGCCGCGCTGCGCGGGCTGATCATCGCGTTGGTCATTCCGGCGTTGTTCGTCGACGCCGACGGCCGCGGATGGCAGGACCGAGCGACGGGCACTGCCGTCGTCCGCAGGTAG
- a CDS encoding DUF4191 domain-containing protein, whose protein sequence is MAKSRNTAANKAARAEAKAARKAAAKERRSQLWQAFTMQRKEDKRLLPYMIGAFVLIVGVSVAVGVAAGGFTMITMIPLGVVLGALVAFIIFGRRAQRSVYRKAEGQTGAAAWALDNLRGKWRVTPGVAATGHFDAVHRVIGRPGVILVAEGSPARVKPLLAQEKKRTARLVGEVPIYDIVVGNGEGEVPLAKLERHLTRLPANITVKQMDSLESRLSALGTRAGAAAMPKGPVPGAAKMRGVQRTVRRR, encoded by the coding sequence ATGGCGAAATCCCGTAATACCGCGGCGAACAAGGCCGCCAGAGCCGAGGCGAAGGCGGCCCGCAAGGCCGCCGCCAAGGAGCGCCGCAGCCAGCTGTGGCAGGCGTTCACCATGCAGCGCAAAGAGGACAAGCGGCTGCTGCCCTACATGATCGGCGCGTTCGTGCTGATCGTCGGGGTCTCGGTGGCTGTCGGGGTGGCCGCCGGCGGGTTCACCATGATCACGATGATTCCGCTGGGCGTGGTGCTCGGTGCGCTCGTGGCGTTCATCATTTTCGGCCGGCGCGCCCAGCGGTCGGTCTACCGCAAGGCGGAGGGCCAAACCGGCGCCGCCGCATGGGCGCTGGACAACCTCCGCGGCAAATGGCGCGTTACCCCGGGCGTGGCCGCTACCGGTCACTTCGACGCCGTGCACCGCGTGATCGGTCGCCCCGGCGTCATCCTGGTGGCCGAGGGGTCGCCGGCGCGGGTCAAGCCGCTGCTGGCCCAGGAAAAGAAGCGCACCGCACGGTTGGTGGGCGAGGTGCCGATCTACGACATCGTCGTCGGCAACGGCGAAGGCGAGGTTCCGCTGGCCAAGCTGGAACGGCATCTGACCCGGCTGCCGGCGAACATCACCGTCAAGCAGATGGACTCGCTGGAATCCCGGCTCAGCGCCTTGGGCACCCGGGCCGGGGCAGCCGCGATGCCGAAGGGACCGGTACCCGGCGCCGCCAAGATGCGCGGCGTGCAGCGGACAGTGCGACGGCGCTAG